The Papio anubis isolate 15944 chromosome 5, Panubis1.0, whole genome shotgun sequence genome has a segment encoding these proteins:
- the TCOF1 gene encoding treacle protein isoform X11 gives MAEARKRRELLPLIYHHLLRAGYVRAAREVKEQSGQKCFLAQPVTLLDIYTHWQQTSELGRKRKAEEDAALQAKKTRVSDPISTSESSEEEEEAEAETAKATPRLASTNSSVLGADLPSSLKEKAKAETEKAGKTGNSMPHPATGKTVTNLLSGKSPRKSAEPSANTTLVSETEEEGSVPAFGAAAKPGMVSAGQADSSSEDTSSSSDETDVEVKTSEKILQVRAASTAAKGTPGKGATPAPPGKAGAVAFQTKAGKPEEDSESSSEESSDSEEETPAAKALLQAKASGKTPQVRAASAPAKESPRKGAAPAPPGKTGPAVAKAQTGKQEEDSQSSSEESDSEKEAPVQTKPSGKTSQVRAASASAKESPRKRAAPPPPRKTGPAATQAQAGKQEEDSGSSSEESDSDREAPAAMNAAQVKPLGKNPQVKPASTMGTGPLGKGPGPVLPGKVGPTTPSAQVGKWEDSDSSSEESSDSDDGEVPTAVAPAQEKSLGKVLQAKPASGPAKGPPQKAGPVAIQVKAEKPMEDSESSEESSDSADSEETPAAMTAAQAKPALKIPQTKACPKKTNTASAKVTPVRVGTQAPRKAGTVTSPVGSSPAVAGGTQRPAEDSSSSEESDSEEEKTGPAVTMGQAKSVGKGLQVKAASVPVKGSLGQGTAPVLPGKTGPTVTQVKAEMQEDSESSEEESDSEEAAAPSAQVKTSVKKTQAKANPAAVRASPAKGTISAPRKVVTAAAQAKQRSPAKASGARSHRRCGGLEQRGGPLTEPSLEKAPAWAGHPPRVVPWWKVGPERNHFRLQSCYPPAIQAKPPVRNLQNSTVLVRGPASVPPVGKAVAAAAQVQTGPEEDSGSSEEESDSEEETETPAQVRGREWRTSPTWDLTLLPHPALVSSHVHPPGALPSSCFSLQAKPSGKTPQVRAALAPAKESPRKGAAPAPPGKTGPSATQAGKQDGSGSSSEESNSDGEAPAAATSAQVLSPQKDSNSKPARSKTLAPAPPEGNTEGSSESSEEELPLTQVIKPPLIFVDPNRSPAGPAATPVQAQAASTPRKSRASESTARSSSSESEDEDVIPATQCLTPGIRTNVVTVPTAHPRIAPKASMTGASSSKESSRISDGKKQEGPATQVSKKNPASLPLTQAALKVLAQKASEAQPPVARTQPSCGADSAVGTLPATSPQSTPVQAKGTNKLRKPKLPEGQQATKAPGSSDDSEDSSNSSSGSEEDAEGPQVAKSAHTLVGPTPSRTETLVEETAAESSEDDVVAPSQSLLSGYVTPGLTPANSQASKATPKPYSSPSVSSTLAAKDDPDGKQEAKPQQAAGMLSPKTGGKEAASGTTPQKSRKPKKGAGNPQASTLALQSNITQCLLGQPWPLNEAQVQASVVKVLTELLEQERKKVVDATKESSRKGWESRKRKLSGDQPAARTPRSKKKKKLGAGEGGEASVSPEKTSTTSKGKAKRDKASDDVKEKKGKGSLGSQGAKDEPEKELQKGIGKVEGGDQSNPKSKKEKKKSDKRKKDKEKKEKKKKAKKSSTKDSESPSQKKKKKKKKTAEQTV, from the exons ATGGCCGAGGCCAGGAAGCGGCGGGAGCTACTTCCCCTGATCTACCACCATCTGCTGCGGGCTGGCTATGTGCGTGCGGCGCGGGAAGTGAAGGAGCAGAGCGGCCAG AAGTGTTTCCTGGCTCAACCCGTAACCCTTCTGGACATCTATACACACTGGCAACA AACCTCAGAGCTTGGTCGGAAGCGGAAGGCAGAGGAAGATGCGGCACTGCAAGCTAAGAAGACCCGTGTGTCAGACCCCATCAGCACCTCAGAGAGCtcggaagaggaggaggaagcagaagctGAAACCGCCAAAGCCA CCCCAAGACTAGCATCTACCAACTCCTCAGTCCTGGGGGCGGACTTGCCATCAAGCCTGAAGGAAAAAGCCAAG gcagagacagagaaagccGGCAAGACTGGGAACTCCATGCCACACCCTGCCACTGGGAAGACAGTGACCAACCTTCTTTCTGGGAAGTCTCCCAGGAAGTCAGCAGAACCATCAGCAAATACTACGTTGGTCTCAGAAACTGAGGAGGAGGGGAGTGTCCCGGCCTTTGGAGCTGCTGCCAAACCTG GGATGGTGTCAGCAGGCCAGGCCGACAGCTCCAGCGAGGACACCTCCAGCTCCAGCGATGAGACAGATGTGGAG GTAAAGACCTCTGAAAAAATCCTCCAGGTCAGAGCTGCCTCGACCGCTGCCAAGGGGACCCCTGGGAAAGGGGCTACCCCAGCACCCCCTGGGAAGGCAGGGGCTGTAGCCTTCCAGACCAAGGCAGGGAAGCCAGAGGAGGACTCGGAGAGCAGCAGCGAGGAATCGTCTGACAGTGAGGAAGAGACGCCAGCTGCCAAGGCCCTGCTTCAG GCAAAGGCCTCAGGAAAAACCCCTCAGGTCAGAGCTGCCTCAGCCCCTGCCAAGGAGTCCCCCAGGAAAGGAGCTGCCCCAGCGCCCCCTGGGAAGACAGGGCCTGCAGTTGCCAAGGCCCAGACCGGGAAGCAGGAGGAGGACTCGCAGAGCAGCAGCGAGGAATCGGACAGTGAGAAGGAGGCACCTGTTCAG ACGAAGCCTTCAGGGAAGACCTCCCAGGTCAGAGCTGCCTCGGCCTCTGCCAAGGAGTCCCCTAGGAAAAGGGCTGCCCCACCACCTCCTAGGAAAACAGGGCCTGCAGCCACCCAGGCCCAGGcagggaagcaggaggaggacTCGGGGAGCAGCAGTGAGGAATCAGACAGTGACAGGGAGGCACCGGCAGCCATGAACGCAGCTCAG GTGAAACCCTTGGGGAAAAACCCCCAGGTGAAACCTGCCTCCACCATGGGCACGGGGCCCTTGGGGAAAGGCCCCGGCCCAGTGCTACCTGGGAAGGTGGGGCCTACAACACCCTCGGCCCAGGTGGGGAAGTGGGAGGACTCAGACAGCAGCAGTGAGGAGTCATCAGACAGCGATGATGGAGAGGTGCCCACAGCTGTGGCCCCGGCTCAG GAAAAATCCTTGGGGAAAGTCCTCCAGGCCAAACCCGCCTCTGGTCCTGCCAAGGGGCCGCCTCAGAAGGCAGGGCCTGTAGCCATCCAGGTCAAGGCTGAAAAGCCCATGGAAGACTCAGAGAGCAGCGAGGAGTCGTCGGACAGTGCGGACAGTGAGGAGACACCAGCGGCCATGACTGCAGCTCAG GCAAAACCAGCTCTGAAAATTCCTCAGACCAAAGCCTGCCCAAAGAAAACCAATACTGCATCTGCCAAGGTCACCCCTGTGCGAGTGGGCACCCAAGCCCCCCGGAAAGCAGGAACTGTGACTTCTCCGGTAGGCTCATCCCCAGCTGTGGCTGGGGGCACCCAGAGACCAGCAGAGGATTCTTCAAGCAGTGAGGAATCAGATAGTGAGGAAGAGAAGACAGGTCCTGCAGTAACCATGGGACAG GCAAAGTCTGTGGGGAAAGGCCTCCAGGTGAAAGCGGCCTCAGTGCCTGTCAAGGGATCCTTGGGGCAAGGGACCGCTCCAGTACTTCCTGGGAAGACGGGGCCTACGGTCACCCAGGTGAAAGCTGAGATGCAGGAAGACTCTGAGAGCAGTGAGGAGGAATCAGACAGTGAAGAGGCAGCTGCACCTTCAGCACAG GTGAAAACCTCAGTAAAAAAAACCCAGGCCAAAGCCAACCCAGCTGCCGTCAGAGCATCTCCAGCAAAAGGGACAATTTCAGCTCCTAGAAAAGTTGTCACTGCAGCTGCTCAAGCCAAACAGAGGTCTCCAGCCAAGGCAAGTGGAGCCAGAAGCCACAGGAGGTGTGGAGGGTTGGAGCAGAGAGGAGGACCActcactgagcccagcctggagaAGGCTCCTGCATGGGCAGGCCACCCACCCAGAGTTGTGCCATGGTGGAAAGTGGGACCTGAAAGGAATCACTTCCGCCTCCAATCCTGTTATCCCCCTGCAATTCAGGCGAAGCCACCAGTGAGAAACCTCCAGAACAGTACCGTCTTGGTGAGGGGCCCAGCATCTGTGCCACCTGTGGGGAAGGCCGTGGCTGCAGCAGCTCAAGTCCAGACAGGGCCAGAGGAGGACTCGGGGAGCAGTGAGGAGGAGTCAGACAGTGAGGAGGAGACGGAGACGCCGGCTCAGGTGAGGGGGAGGGAATGGAGAACATCTCCTACATGGGATTTAACACTTTTGCCGCATCCAGCTCTTGTCTCCTCACACGTCCACCCTCCAGGCGCTCTCCCCTCATCCTGTTTCTCACTCCAGGCGAAGCCTTCAGGGAAGACCCCCCAGGTCAGAGCTGCCTTGGCTCCTGCCAAGGAGTCCCCCAGGAAAGGGGCTGCTCCAGCACCTCCTGGGAAGACAGGGCCTTCGGCCACCCAGGCGGGGAAGCAGGATGGCTCAGGGAGCAGCAGCGAGGAGTCAAACAGTGATGGGGAGGCACCGgcagctgcaacctctgcccag GTCTTGTCCCCTCAGAAGGACAGTAACTCCAAACCTGCCAGAAGCAAGACCCTGGCCCCAGCACCTCCAGAGGGGAACACGGAGGGGTCCTCGGAGAGCAGTGAGGAAGAGCTGCCACTGACCCAG gtgATTAAACCCCCTCTGATTTTTGTCGACCCTAATCGTAGTCCAGCTGGCCCAGCTGCTACCCCCGTACAAGCCCAGGCTGCGAGCACCCCGAGGAAGTCCCGAGCCTCGGAGAGCACAGCCAGGAGCTCCTCCTCCGAGAGCGAGGATGAGGACGTGATCCCCGCTACACAGTGCTTGACTCCTG GCATCAGAACCAACGTGGTGACTGTGCCCACTGCCCACCCAAGAATAGCCCCCAAAGCCAGCATGACTGGGGCCAGCAGCAGCAAGGAGTCCAGTCGGATATCAGATGGCAAGAAACAGGAGGGGCCAGCCACTCAG GTGTCAAAGAAGAACCCAGCTTCCCTCCCACTGACCCAGGCTGCCCTGAAGGTCCTCGCCCAGAAAGCCAGTGAGGCTCAGCCTCCTGTTGCCAGGACCCAGCCTTCATGTGGG GCTGACAGTGCTGTGGGAACGCTCCCTGCGACGAGTCCCCAGAGCACCCCCGTCCAGGCCAAAGGGACCAACAAGCTCAGAAAACCTAAGCTTCCTGAGGGCCAGCAGGCCACCAAAGCCCCTGGGAGCTCAGATGACAGTGAGGACAGCAGCAACAGCTCTTCAGGGAGCGAGGAAGATGCTGAAGGGCCCCAGGTGGCCAAGTCGGCCCACACGCTGG TAGGTCCCACCCCCTCCAGGACGGAGACCCTGGTGGAGGAGACTGCAGCAGAGTCCAGCGAGGATGATGTGGTGGCGCCATCCCAG TCTCTCCTCTCAGGTTATGTGACCCCTGGACTAACCCCAGCCAATTCCCAGGCCTCAAAAGCCACTCCCAAGCCATACTCCAGCCCCTCAGTTTCCTCTACTCTGGCAGCCAAAGATGACCCAGATGGCAAGCAGGAGGCAAAGCCCCAACAGGCAGCAGGCATGTTGTCCCCTAAAACAG GTGGAAAAGAGGCTGCTTCAGGCACCACACCTCAGAAGTCCCGGAAGCCCAAGAAAGGGGCTGGGAACCCCCAAGCCTCAACGCTGGCGCTGCAAAGCAACATCACCCAGTGCCTCCTGGGCCAACCCTGGCCCCTGAACGAGGCCCAGGTGCAGGCCTCGGTGGTGAAGGTCCTGACCGAGCTGctggaacaggaaagaaagaaggtggTGGACGCCACCAAGGAGAGCAGCAGGAAGGGCTGGGAGAGCCGCAAGCGGAAGCTATCGGGAGACCAGCCGGCTGCCAGGACCCCCAGgagcaagaagaagaagaaactaggGGCCGGGGAAGGTGGGGAGGCCTCTGTTTCCCCAGAAAAGACCTCCACGACTTCCAAGGGGAAAGCAAAGAGAGACAAAGCAAGTGATGATGTCAAggagaaaaaagggaaggggTCTCTCGGCTCCCAAGGGGCCAAGGACGAGCCAGAAAAGGAGCTTCAGAAGGGGATAGGGAAGGTTGAAGGTGGAGATCAAAGCAACCCAAAGagcaagaaggagaagaagaaatccGACAAGA gaaaaaaagacaaggaaaaaaaagaaaagaagaagaaagcaaaaaagtcCTCAACCAAAGATTCTGAGTCACCGtcccagaagaaaaagaagaaaaag AAGAAGACAGCAGAGCAGACTGTGTGA
- the TCOF1 gene encoding treacle protein isoform X18, with protein MAEARKRRELLPLIYHHLLRAGYVRAAREVKEQSGQKCFLAQPVTLLDIYTHWQQTSELGRKRKAEEDAALQAKKTRVSDPISTSESSEEEEEAEAETAKATPRLASTNSSVLGADLPSSLKEKAKAETEKAGKTGNSMPHPATGKTVTNLLSGKSPRKSAEPSANTTLVSETEEEGSVPAFGAAAKPGMVSAGQADSSSEDTSSSSDETDVEVKTSEKILQVRAASTAAKGTPGKGATPAPPGKAGAVAFQTKAGKPEEDSESSSEESSDSEEETPAAKALLQAKASGKTPQVRAASAPAKESPRKGAAPAPPGKTGPAVAKAQTGKQEEDSQSSSEESDSEKEAPVQTKPSGKTSQVRAASASAKESPRKRAAPPPPRKTGPAATQAQAGKQEEDSGSSSEESDSDREAPAAMNAAQVKPLGKNPQVKPASTMGTGPLGKGPGPVLPGKVGPTTPSAQVGKWEDSDSSSEESSDSDDGEVPTAVAPAQEKSLGKVLQAKPASGPAKGPPQKAGPVAIQVKAEKPMEDSESSEESSDSADSEETPAAMTAAQAKPALKIPQTKACPKKTNTASAKVTPVRVGTQAPRKAGTVTSPVGSSPAVAGGTQRPAEDSSSSEESDSEEEKTGPAVTMGQAKSVGKGLQVKAASVPVKGSLGQGTAPVLPGKTGPTVTQVKAEMQEDSESSEEESDSEEAAAPSAQVKTSVKKTQAKANPAAVRASPAKGTISAPRKVVTAAAQAKQRSPAKAKPPVRNLQNSTVLVRGPASVPPVGKAVAAAAQVQTGPEEDSGSSEEESDSEEETETPAQAKPSGKTPQVRAALAPAKESPRKGAAPAPPGKTGPSATQAGKQDGSGSSSEESNSDGEAPAAATSAQVLSPQKDSNSKPARSKTLAPAPPEGNTEGSSESSEEELPLTQVIKPPLIFVDPNRSPAGPAATPVQAQAASTPRKSRASESTARSSSSESEDEDVIPATQCLTPGIRTNVVTVPTAHPRIAPKASMTGASSSKESSRISDGKKQEGPATQVSKKNPASLPLTQAALKVLAQKASEAQPPVARTQPSCGADSAVGTLPATSPQSTPVQAKGTNKLRKPKLPEGQQATKAPGSSDDSEDSSNSSSGSEEDAEGPQVAKSAHTLVGPTPSRTETLVEETAAESSEDDVVAPSQSLLSGYVTPGLTPANSQASKATPKPYSSPSVSSTLAAKDDPDGKQEAKPQQAAGMLSPKTGGKEAASGTTPQKSRKPKKGAGNPQASTLALQSNITQCLLGQPWPLNEAQVQASVVKVLTELLEQERKKVVDATKESSRKGWESRKRKLSGDQPAARTPRSKKKKKLGAGEGGEASVSPEKTSTTSKGKAKRDKASDDVKEKKGKGSLGSQGAKDEPEKELQKGIGKVEGGDQSNPKSKKEKKKSDKRKKDKEKKEKKKKAKKSSTKDSESPSQKKKKKKKKTAEQTV; from the exons ATGGCCGAGGCCAGGAAGCGGCGGGAGCTACTTCCCCTGATCTACCACCATCTGCTGCGGGCTGGCTATGTGCGTGCGGCGCGGGAAGTGAAGGAGCAGAGCGGCCAG AAGTGTTTCCTGGCTCAACCCGTAACCCTTCTGGACATCTATACACACTGGCAACA AACCTCAGAGCTTGGTCGGAAGCGGAAGGCAGAGGAAGATGCGGCACTGCAAGCTAAGAAGACCCGTGTGTCAGACCCCATCAGCACCTCAGAGAGCtcggaagaggaggaggaagcagaagctGAAACCGCCAAAGCCA CCCCAAGACTAGCATCTACCAACTCCTCAGTCCTGGGGGCGGACTTGCCATCAAGCCTGAAGGAAAAAGCCAAG gcagagacagagaaagccGGCAAGACTGGGAACTCCATGCCACACCCTGCCACTGGGAAGACAGTGACCAACCTTCTTTCTGGGAAGTCTCCCAGGAAGTCAGCAGAACCATCAGCAAATACTACGTTGGTCTCAGAAACTGAGGAGGAGGGGAGTGTCCCGGCCTTTGGAGCTGCTGCCAAACCTG GGATGGTGTCAGCAGGCCAGGCCGACAGCTCCAGCGAGGACACCTCCAGCTCCAGCGATGAGACAGATGTGGAG GTAAAGACCTCTGAAAAAATCCTCCAGGTCAGAGCTGCCTCGACCGCTGCCAAGGGGACCCCTGGGAAAGGGGCTACCCCAGCACCCCCTGGGAAGGCAGGGGCTGTAGCCTTCCAGACCAAGGCAGGGAAGCCAGAGGAGGACTCGGAGAGCAGCAGCGAGGAATCGTCTGACAGTGAGGAAGAGACGCCAGCTGCCAAGGCCCTGCTTCAG GCAAAGGCCTCAGGAAAAACCCCTCAGGTCAGAGCTGCCTCAGCCCCTGCCAAGGAGTCCCCCAGGAAAGGAGCTGCCCCAGCGCCCCCTGGGAAGACAGGGCCTGCAGTTGCCAAGGCCCAGACCGGGAAGCAGGAGGAGGACTCGCAGAGCAGCAGCGAGGAATCGGACAGTGAGAAGGAGGCACCTGTTCAG ACGAAGCCTTCAGGGAAGACCTCCCAGGTCAGAGCTGCCTCGGCCTCTGCCAAGGAGTCCCCTAGGAAAAGGGCTGCCCCACCACCTCCTAGGAAAACAGGGCCTGCAGCCACCCAGGCCCAGGcagggaagcaggaggaggacTCGGGGAGCAGCAGTGAGGAATCAGACAGTGACAGGGAGGCACCGGCAGCCATGAACGCAGCTCAG GTGAAACCCTTGGGGAAAAACCCCCAGGTGAAACCTGCCTCCACCATGGGCACGGGGCCCTTGGGGAAAGGCCCCGGCCCAGTGCTACCTGGGAAGGTGGGGCCTACAACACCCTCGGCCCAGGTGGGGAAGTGGGAGGACTCAGACAGCAGCAGTGAGGAGTCATCAGACAGCGATGATGGAGAGGTGCCCACAGCTGTGGCCCCGGCTCAG GAAAAATCCTTGGGGAAAGTCCTCCAGGCCAAACCCGCCTCTGGTCCTGCCAAGGGGCCGCCTCAGAAGGCAGGGCCTGTAGCCATCCAGGTCAAGGCTGAAAAGCCCATGGAAGACTCAGAGAGCAGCGAGGAGTCGTCGGACAGTGCGGACAGTGAGGAGACACCAGCGGCCATGACTGCAGCTCAG GCAAAACCAGCTCTGAAAATTCCTCAGACCAAAGCCTGCCCAAAGAAAACCAATACTGCATCTGCCAAGGTCACCCCTGTGCGAGTGGGCACCCAAGCCCCCCGGAAAGCAGGAACTGTGACTTCTCCGGTAGGCTCATCCCCAGCTGTGGCTGGGGGCACCCAGAGACCAGCAGAGGATTCTTCAAGCAGTGAGGAATCAGATAGTGAGGAAGAGAAGACAGGTCCTGCAGTAACCATGGGACAG GCAAAGTCTGTGGGGAAAGGCCTCCAGGTGAAAGCGGCCTCAGTGCCTGTCAAGGGATCCTTGGGGCAAGGGACCGCTCCAGTACTTCCTGGGAAGACGGGGCCTACGGTCACCCAGGTGAAAGCTGAGATGCAGGAAGACTCTGAGAGCAGTGAGGAGGAATCAGACAGTGAAGAGGCAGCTGCACCTTCAGCACAG GTGAAAACCTCAGTAAAAAAAACCCAGGCCAAAGCCAACCCAGCTGCCGTCAGAGCATCTCCAGCAAAAGGGACAATTTCAGCTCCTAGAAAAGTTGTCACTGCAGCTGCTCAAGCCAAACAGAGGTCTCCAGCCAAG GCGAAGCCACCAGTGAGAAACCTCCAGAACAGTACCGTCTTGGTGAGGGGCCCAGCATCTGTGCCACCTGTGGGGAAGGCCGTGGCTGCAGCAGCTCAAGTCCAGACAGGGCCAGAGGAGGACTCGGGGAGCAGTGAGGAGGAGTCAGACAGTGAGGAGGAGACGGAGACGCCGGCTCAG GCGAAGCCTTCAGGGAAGACCCCCCAGGTCAGAGCTGCCTTGGCTCCTGCCAAGGAGTCCCCCAGGAAAGGGGCTGCTCCAGCACCTCCTGGGAAGACAGGGCCTTCGGCCACCCAGGCGGGGAAGCAGGATGGCTCAGGGAGCAGCAGCGAGGAGTCAAACAGTGATGGGGAGGCACCGgcagctgcaacctctgcccag GTCTTGTCCCCTCAGAAGGACAGTAACTCCAAACCTGCCAGAAGCAAGACCCTGGCCCCAGCACCTCCAGAGGGGAACACGGAGGGGTCCTCGGAGAGCAGTGAGGAAGAGCTGCCACTGACCCAG gtgATTAAACCCCCTCTGATTTTTGTCGACCCTAATCGTAGTCCAGCTGGCCCAGCTGCTACCCCCGTACAAGCCCAGGCTGCGAGCACCCCGAGGAAGTCCCGAGCCTCGGAGAGCACAGCCAGGAGCTCCTCCTCCGAGAGCGAGGATGAGGACGTGATCCCCGCTACACAGTGCTTGACTCCTG GCATCAGAACCAACGTGGTGACTGTGCCCACTGCCCACCCAAGAATAGCCCCCAAAGCCAGCATGACTGGGGCCAGCAGCAGCAAGGAGTCCAGTCGGATATCAGATGGCAAGAAACAGGAGGGGCCAGCCACTCAG GTGTCAAAGAAGAACCCAGCTTCCCTCCCACTGACCCAGGCTGCCCTGAAGGTCCTCGCCCAGAAAGCCAGTGAGGCTCAGCCTCCTGTTGCCAGGACCCAGCCTTCATGTGGG GCTGACAGTGCTGTGGGAACGCTCCCTGCGACGAGTCCCCAGAGCACCCCCGTCCAGGCCAAAGGGACCAACAAGCTCAGAAAACCTAAGCTTCCTGAGGGCCAGCAGGCCACCAAAGCCCCTGGGAGCTCAGATGACAGTGAGGACAGCAGCAACAGCTCTTCAGGGAGCGAGGAAGATGCTGAAGGGCCCCAGGTGGCCAAGTCGGCCCACACGCTGG TAGGTCCCACCCCCTCCAGGACGGAGACCCTGGTGGAGGAGACTGCAGCAGAGTCCAGCGAGGATGATGTGGTGGCGCCATCCCAG TCTCTCCTCTCAGGTTATGTGACCCCTGGACTAACCCCAGCCAATTCCCAGGCCTCAAAAGCCACTCCCAAGCCATACTCCAGCCCCTCAGTTTCCTCTACTCTGGCAGCCAAAGATGACCCAGATGGCAAGCAGGAGGCAAAGCCCCAACAGGCAGCAGGCATGTTGTCCCCTAAAACAG GTGGAAAAGAGGCTGCTTCAGGCACCACACCTCAGAAGTCCCGGAAGCCCAAGAAAGGGGCTGGGAACCCCCAAGCCTCAACGCTGGCGCTGCAAAGCAACATCACCCAGTGCCTCCTGGGCCAACCCTGGCCCCTGAACGAGGCCCAGGTGCAGGCCTCGGTGGTGAAGGTCCTGACCGAGCTGctggaacaggaaagaaagaaggtggTGGACGCCACCAAGGAGAGCAGCAGGAAGGGCTGGGAGAGCCGCAAGCGGAAGCTATCGGGAGACCAGCCGGCTGCCAGGACCCCCAGgagcaagaagaagaagaaactaggGGCCGGGGAAGGTGGGGAGGCCTCTGTTTCCCCAGAAAAGACCTCCACGACTTCCAAGGGGAAAGCAAAGAGAGACAAAGCAAGTGATGATGTCAAggagaaaaaagggaaggggTCTCTCGGCTCCCAAGGGGCCAAGGACGAGCCAGAAAAGGAGCTTCAGAAGGGGATAGGGAAGGTTGAAGGTGGAGATCAAAGCAACCCAAAGagcaagaaggagaagaagaaatccGACAAGA gaaaaaaagacaaggaaaaaaaagaaaagaagaagaaagcaaaaaagtcCTCAACCAAAGATTCTGAGTCACCGtcccagaagaaaaagaagaaaaag AAGAAGACAGCAGAGCAGACTGTGTGA